One Rattus norvegicus strain BN/NHsdMcwi chromosome 20, GRCr8, whole genome shotgun sequence DNA segment encodes these proteins:
- the Bves gene encoding blood vessel epicardial substance isoform X2: protein MNFTEPSPLAQSTVVGFLPELESLTPVPSNETSCENWREVHHLVFHAANVCFAVGLLIPTTLHLHMILLRVMLSIGCTLYVVWATLYRCALDMMIWNSVFLGINILHLSYLLYKKRPVKIEKDLGGVYHRLFEPLRVPPDLFRRLTGQFCVIQTLKRGQVYATEDKTSVDDRLSILLKGRFS, encoded by the exons ATGAATTTTACGGAGCCCAGCCCACTGGCGCAATCAACTGTGGTGGGTTTTCTGCCTGAGTTAGAAAGTCTCACACCCGTGCCTTCCAATGAGACCAGTTGTGAAAACTGGCGGGAGGTTCACCATCTGGTGTTTCACGCGGCCAACGTTTGCTTCGCAGTTGGTTTGCTAATTCCCACCACTCTCCACCTCCATATGATACTGCTCAGAGTGATGCTGTCTATAG GATGTACCCTCTACGTGGTCTGGGCCACTCTCTACCGCTGTGCCTTGGATATGATGATCTGGAACTCGGTGTTCTTGGGTATCAATATTTTGCATCTTTCATATCTTTTGTACAAGAAAAGACCG GTCAAGATTGAAAAGGACCTGGGCGGTGTCTACCACCGACTGTTTGAACCCCTCCGAGTCCCTCCGGATTTGTTTAGAAGGCTAACTGGACAGTTTTGTGTGATCCAGACCTTGAAAAGGGGCCAGGTTTATGCCACGGAGGACAAAACCTCAGTTGATGACCGTCTTAGCATTCTCCTAAAGGGAAG ATTCTCCTGA
- the Bves gene encoding blood vessel epicardial substance isoform X1, protein MNFTEPSPLAQSTVVGFLPELESLTPVPSNETSCENWREVHHLVFHAANVCFAVGLLIPTTLHLHMILLRVMLSIGCTLYVVWATLYRCALDMMIWNSVFLGINILHLSYLLYKKRPVKIEKDLGGVYHRLFEPLRVPPDLFRRLTGQFCVIQTLKRGQVYATEDKTSVDDRLSILLKGRMKVSYRGHFLHNIYPCAFIDSPEFRSTQMHKGEKFQVTIVADDNCRFLCWSRERLTYFLESEPFLYEIFRYLIGKDITNKLYSLNDPTLNDKKVKKLEPQMSLSTQISMLEMRNSITSSSDIEDGLHHFLRGSSSTASLPMSSPQQRASPKMKPIEEGLEDDDEVFVPVSPAHQLP, encoded by the exons ATGAATTTTACGGAGCCCAGCCCACTGGCGCAATCAACTGTGGTGGGTTTTCTGCCTGAGTTAGAAAGTCTCACACCCGTGCCTTCCAATGAGACCAGTTGTGAAAACTGGCGGGAGGTTCACCATCTGGTGTTTCACGCGGCCAACGTTTGCTTCGCAGTTGGTTTGCTAATTCCCACCACTCTCCACCTCCATATGATACTGCTCAGAGTGATGCTGTCTATAG GATGTACCCTCTACGTGGTCTGGGCCACTCTCTACCGCTGTGCCTTGGATATGATGATCTGGAACTCGGTGTTCTTGGGTATCAATATTTTGCATCTTTCATATCTTTTGTACAAGAAAAGACCG GTCAAGATTGAAAAGGACCTGGGCGGTGTCTACCACCGACTGTTTGAACCCCTCCGAGTCCCTCCGGATTTGTTTAGAAGGCTAACTGGACAGTTTTGTGTGATCCAGACCTTGAAAAGGGGCCAGGTTTATGCCACGGAGGACAAAACCTCAGTTGATGACCGTCTTAGCATTCTCCTAAAGGGAAG AATGAAGGTCTCCTATCGAGGACattttctgcataacatttacCCGTGTGCCTTTATAGATTCTCCTGAATTCAGATCAACGCAGATGCACAAGGGTGAGAAATTCCAG GTCACCATTGTTGCGGACGATAACTGCAGGTTTTTATGCTGGTCGAGAGAAAGACTGACGTACTTTCTGGAGTCAGAGCCTTTTCTGTATGAAATTTTTAGGTACCTTATAGGGAAAGACATCACAAATAAGCTGTACTCACTGAATGACCCCACCTTAAATGATAAA AAAGTGAAGAAGTTGGAGCCCCAGATGAGCCTCAGCACACAGATCTCCATGCTGGAGATGAGGAACAGCATCACTAGCTCCAGCGACATCGAGGACGGCCTCCACCACTTCCTGCGGGGCTCCTCCAGCACGGCTTCTCTCC CCATGTCCTCCCCGCAGCAGCGAGCCTCTCCCAAGATGAAGCCAATCGAGGAAGGGCTAGAAGATGACGATGAGGTCTTTGTGCCGGTGTCTCCCGCTCATCAGTTGCCTTGA